Genomic segment of Candidatus Flexicrinis affinis:
TCAGGATAGTGGGCTGCCTGAGTTGGAAGGTCGTCAGGGCCTTGGGCGCAACGACCAGAGCGATACGGCGCTGGAGGACGGTGTACGCGAATTGTCCGGCGTGACGCTCCGCCACCCCGCCGGTCAGCACTACGAATACTCAAACCTGAACTACAACATCCTGGGCCTGATCGTGCAGACCGTGTCAGGGATGTCGTACGAGGAGTACATCGACTCTGCGATCTTCGCGCCGCTCCAGATGAGCCACAGCGCGGCGTCACCGACACATCCAGTCGCAGCGGGCCTCGCCACGGGTTATCGCTACTGGCTCTTCTGGCCGGTTGCGTTTGATGCGCCGTATCCACGCCACATGACTCCATCGGGCTTTCTGATGTCGTCGGCAGAAGACATGGCCCACTATTTGATCGCGCAGCTGAACGGCGGGGTGTACGGCGATGAGCAGGTACTGACTCGGCAAGGAATCGAGACACTCCATACTCCGGGTGCGCGGATCGGCGCTGAGAGTTCGTACGGCATGGGGTGGGTGGTTGAGGGGCAGCCCGGATCGACCAGACTGTGGCACAACGGGGACGTCAGCAACTTCCACTCCAATCTGCTGCTGCTGCCTGAACAGCACCTCGGGATCGTCGTGTTGGTTAACATTGGCGGCTTTCTCAACAGCAGCGCCATCAACATTCCGATCGAAGGCATAGCCGAAATCCTTGTCGGCAGCGGCCTGACCGCACGCACGAATCCGCCGGTGTCGGTCATCTCGCAGACGGTCATGCTGGCAGTGCTACTCGTCCCTGCACTCTGGGTCGCTGGATCCTACGCCTCGGTACGACGCTGGCAGCGCAATGGCGATCTGCCTCCACGTGGCCCGCGTCGTTTCTGGCAGTTCTATCTGCCGCTGACCATCGACGTGCTTCTCGCTGTATTCGCCTGGTTCGTCGTGCCGGCCCAGTTTGACGCGTCGATGGAGACCGTCGCGCTGTTCGCCCCTGACGCGTTTGCCGTCATCGCGATCGTGACCGTCGTGTCGATTGGCTGGGCAGTGGCGCGCACCGTCCTGACTCTTCATCCGCGGCGTTCGGGAGGTTATGCATCCGGCTGAACAACGAGCGCAACCCTATCGAACGAATTGTGAAGTCAGTCCGGAGTAGCTCAGCACATGTTGAGCAGCATAGAAGGTGGGCGAGTGCCATGTTCGTGAAGATCAGAATCAGAGGTCGCTTGAGGCAGGAGTGGTCGGATTGGCTCGAAGGGCTGGACGTCTCGCCTCAGGCCAACGGTGAAACGGTCTTGAAAGGATCCCTCACCGATCAGACGGCGCTGCTCGGACTGCTGAACCGCATTCACGGCCTCAATCTTCAGCTCATCGCCTTGACGATCTCGGAGCACGCGCCAGCGAACCACCGATGATCAATCACCACCCGTTAACCAGCAAACATAACCCAATTCAGGACAATGCTCACGAGGAGGAGCAAACAATGAACAACACAATGAAAGCCATGGTCTACAACCGCTACGGATCTCCGTCGAATGTCCTTCATCTTACGGAGGTCGCAAAGCCAACCCCGGTAGACAACGAAGTCCTGATCAAGGTCTACGCGACATCGGTCAATTCCGCTCAACTGCATCTCATCAGAGCCGATCCGTTCCTGGTCCGCATGAGCACCGGGATGCTCAAGCCAACCAAGACCATCCCCGGTGCCGACGTTGCCGGGCGGGTTGAGGCAGTCGGCAAGGATGTCAAGCGATTCAAGCCGGGCGATGAGGTCTTTGGCGACTTATCGAGCTGCGGCTGGGGAGCGTATGCCGAATACGTGTGTGCGGACGAAGGCGCGCTGATGCTGAAGCCTGCCAACATGACCTTCGCGCAGGCCGCTGCGGTGCCTCTGGCGGCTGTTACGGCGCTGCAAGGCCTGCGCAAGGGTCAGATCAAGGCGGGTCAGAAGGTCCTTGTCGTTGGCGCATCTGGCGGGGTGGGGTCGTATGCCGTGCAGATCGCCAAGGCTCTGGGCGCAGAGGTCACGGGCGTTGCCAGCACGAAGAAGCTGGACATGCTTCGCACGCTAGGCGCGGACCATGTCGTCGACTACTCGCAGGAGGATGTTACCCGCAGTGGCCAGCAGTTCGATCTGATTTTCGATGCCGCGGCTTTTCGTCCCTTCTCGGCGTATCAGCGTATCCTGAGCCCCATGGGGATCTACGTCTTCGCCGGGGGATCTACGTCCGGCATGTTCCGTACGATGCTGTTTGGGTCGATGCGCTCGAAGAGTGACGGTCAGCAGTTCGTGACCTTGAGGGCCGGCCCCAACCTGACCGATCTGGAGTTCGTGAAGGATCTCCTTGAAGCGGGCAAGGTCATCCCGTTCATTGATCGGTGTGTCCCGTTGAGCGAAGCAGCAGCGGCGTTGACCTATGTCGAAGATCGTCAGGTGCGGGGCAAGGTCGTCATCTCCATTGCGCAGGATCGGGACAATTAGCCCGGTTACAGGCAAGTCGTCGGAGAGAGGGTTACAGGCAAGGTGTTTCGCGAAGAGACACCTTGCTTGATTCTGATCGACAGCCAAAGTACAGAAACGGCGACTGTTTCAGTGTGCGCTCTGTTTCATAAGGCGTCGATGCGCATACGTGCCATCGCTCACTGTGCGCTGCCACACTAAAGACTTTGTGTTGCCTTGGTGCAGGTCTATACTTGATGTATCTCCGTCCCAATTATCGCCACCAAGCTCTATCTCCATCCGGCAGGGCGCAATCTCGTTCCCCGTGTGCGCCTCATCGAACGGCTCGATGCGGGCCTCCAGCGCAAACTGACGCTGATCTCCGCCCCGGCCGGGTTCGGCAAGACCACTTTACTGAGCGAGTGGCTCGCTCACATCGGAGTTTTCGCCGCTTGCCTTTTACTCGATGAAGGCGACAACGACCCTGCACGCTGGCTGCGTTACCTTATCGCCGCTCTGCAGCGTCCCGTCGAACACCCCGCGCACGCTCCCCAGCCCGTCGTGCAGCATCCAGTCCCACGAGGCGTCCGGGTTGCGCTGGGCGAACATCCCCAGCGGACCGTGCATGTAGTGGGTGACGTCCGACCCTGCCTTCGCCCCGATCACCGCCGGCAGCCCGCGCTGCACGTCCAGCACGTGGCGCGTTGTCGATCCGCTGGCCGTATGCGCGATGCGCCGAACATCGAGCGCATGTCATGTCCGTTCACGGCTTTGCGGGAGTCAACGCGCCCTCACGCTCGTAATTGACGATCAGGACTCCGCGTGGCGATACACTGCTCTCCGTGACCTCAAACGCCGCCGGAACGGTGCCGTCGGCAAATAGTCGCTTGCCGCTGCCTAACGTCAGCGGATAGATCTTGAGCCAGAACGCGTCGACCAGGTTATGCTTGATGAGGGTCTGAAGCAGGTTTCCGCTCCCGTAAACGTGAAGATTCGGCCCGGATTGATCCTTCAGCCTCGCCACGTGTTGTGCAATGTCGCCGCTGAGGAACACGGACGGTTGCCACGTATGAGAGAACATGGTGTTCGAGGCAACGTACTTGGTCGCTGTGTTGACCCCAGGCCATAGGTTCGAATGTTTCGGCCAGTAGGGCGCCCAGATGTCAAACGTCTTGCGCCCAATTAGGAGATCGAACGGCATGTTCATCTCCCGGCGTATGACCGCTCCCAGCATGTCGTCGGCATAGGGGCCGACCCACCCGCCATACGCGAAGCCACCGCTGGTGTCCTCCTCCGCTGCGCCCATCGACTGCATAACACCATCCAGGGAGACATGGGAGATTGCGATAACGCTTCTCATGACCGGGCTCCTTCGACAGCCGTTAAACCGGCGTCCAGCATAGCACGTGCGTTCGATGACTGGGAAGGTCTCGGCTTCGACGCCAGACACCGCGCGCGCAGATACACCAGCCTGTTGCCACCGGTCAGCTCACCGGTGAAGTCGCAGTATAGCTTTTATTCCCAATCGACGACGTGCAGCACTTCATCGGTCCAGTACATCAGGCGTGTTCCGTCTCTACTGACTATGGCACGACCGAAACACGTGGGCATCTCGAGTTGTCCGACAGGCGTTGACGCGGGACAGTAGGCGTTGTGTGCGCCATTCGCGTACTTGCAGGATATCACTGAGCGATGGGGCACCAGCGATCAGCAAGGGCAGAAAAGCAAAGACCGCCAGCAATTCTAGCGGTCTCGGCTCAGGAAGCCGTTCGGATAACTTCCTTTCGTGCGGGAGGGACAGGATTCGAACCTGCGAACCGGGTATAAGCCGGTTAACCGCTTAGCAGGCGGCCCCATTCGACCACTCTGGCACCCCCCCAAGATTTGGGACTTGCGGTCTGGCTAAAGGCGGAGGGAGTGGGATTCGAACCCACGGTAGCGCGGTGCGCTACGTTGGTTTTCAAGACCAATGCCTTAAACCACTCGGCCATCCCTCCATCCAGGCAGATCGGCCAAGCGTGAGCAGTTTAGCACAGCCTCACAGGCGGGTCAATGGGGCCTCGCGTGGCGTCCGCGTGATGGGGGTACAATAGAGGCGCTCGTGCCGCGCTTGATCCGGATGCTATCGTGGACGCTCTGCTGCTAATCGCCATTCTCCTGTATCTCATGTTCGTCATTTACGCCGCCAATCAGGTGCAGGCCGGCGTGTGGGAACCCAACATCATCCGCCTCTGTTTGATGTCGTTGGTTGGCCTGTTGTTCATCCTGGCGCCGTGCAGTCTTCAGGCGTTGATCCTCAGCAGCGATCCGGCTCTTGCCGGGCAGTTCACGCCGGTCAGCCTTCCCCATGCGCTGTTCGTCGCGGTATTCGCGGGTGGCGCTGCCTTGTTCTCGTATCAGCTCGTCCAGCGCCCAGAGCTGCGCGTGTTCGTTTCACGGTACGTCAAGCAGTTCAACCCCGACTCACCGGTACACTTGACGGCGATCGTCATGTGCCTGCTGGCACTGTCGGCCGTCGCGTTCGAGTTCATGCTCGCCGGTGGAGTCTCCGGCATTGCCGACTCCTACGCGCAGTCGGAAATCTCGCTGTGGTCGAGTGTTCTGGAGACGGCCTTGTTGACGGCAGCAGCGTTTCTCGGGGTAGGTTTCGCCATACGACGTGGCGGGTTGCCGTCGCTGGAACGGCTTGGGCTGCGCATCCCGACGCAGAACGACGCGATTGCCGGCGTGGCGTTAGGCATCGCGCTGTACGGTGTCTCGGCCATTTTCAGCGCGGTGTGGATCACCTTAAGCGACCCGCAGACGTTCGCGGAGCAAACGCGGGCGACGCAGGAAATCAACAGCCAGCTTGCGTCACTGCCGGTCGCAATTCTGGTCGGCGGCGGTGCAGCCATTGGCGAGGAGATCTTCATCCGCGGTGCCCTTCAGCCCATCTTCGGCCTCTGGCTGACGAGTGCATTCTTCGCCTTGCTGCACAGCCAATACCTGCTGACTCCCACGCTTGCGCTGGTGTTTGTGCTCGGGTTATCGTTCGGCAGGTTGCGTCAACTTCAAAGCACGACCGCGGCGGTCATTGCGCACTTCGTCTATAACGTGATCCCATTTGTGCTGTTCGCGTTTCAAGGGGGAATGAGTTGATCCGTACGTTCATCGTCGCGGCGGCGCTGTGGGTGGTCGCTGGCAGTGTCGCCGCACAGCCGGGGTCGCCGCTGGACCTGCCGACGGCTGTTCCGATCACGTTGACCCCGACAGAGACAGCGTCGCCCCCCAGCACCGCCACCCTAACCGCAACGTCTACGCCAACCGATACGCCTACGCCCACCGCGACGCGCACACCGACCGCAACCGTCTTTCGGACGCCCACCATCCATCCTTCGATCACGCTCGAGCCTGTGATGCCCGAGGTGCGCGCCGAAGTGCTGTTCCCGCTTGGCGTGGCCTTCGACGTGCGCTTCCGCGCGCCCGCCGCCGGCATGGACTGGGTGATCTACACGTGGGAGCAGGGCAGCGCGCGCGACCGGGCAACCGTCGACCTCGACAACATTGTCATCGGAGACGATGGTTGGGTGCGTATGACGGTGCTGTGGGAAATCCCCGCCGATCCGCCCGAGCCGTTCGTGCCGCTGACGTTCACATGGGCGTTTCAGCCGACGGCGCAGGCGCTTGAGACGGTCGCGATCGAAGTCGTCCTGACCGACCAACGCTTCGAGTGGGACGTGCTCCAACTCCCTGACGACGGAATTGCGATCGCCGTACCAGAGGGCGCGGTAACGACGGCCGCGATTGCCGCGCAGCTTGACCGTATCCGGGAGCTAATTGGGCCGACGAGTCGAGAAATCCCCGCGATGAAGCTGGCCCTTTTCGACTCGGCACGCGGGTCCAATGCCTGTACCGAGAATCCTGATGTCCAGAGCATCGTGTTGGCCGAGCGCCTCCCTTGCCGGATTACCGACGCGGACCGGATCTACGATCGGACGCGCTGGGTTCGACTCACGGCGCCGCGCCTCAGCGGAACGGTTGCGCAGGACGTGATCTCGGAATTTGTCATGCAGCGGGTGTTTGCTGAAGCGTTCGAGGCAGACACGACACCGCAATGGTTCAAAGTGGGGGCCGCGCAGTACTTCTCATCGGTCGGCAAGGCGCAGGCGCTGATCTCCGTGCGTGATGCCTTCCGCACCAACCGTCTGCTGCCATCGCTGGACGCTGCGCCTACCGACCCCGTTCGCGAATCGTTGTGGCGCGACCAGAGCTTCGGATGGGTCGTGTATATGACCGACCAGATCGGTCGCGACGGACTGCTGGCCGTCTTTGACGCGATGACCGATGGCGCCACGCTTGATGAGGCGTGGGCGGCAGTTTCAGGCGGGCAGACGACCGCCGCAATTGGGGCGGGGTGGCGAGCATGGATTTTCACGCCGCAGGCGGACATCGCCTACAGTGCGCCGCCGTTCGGCCCGCCGACGCCCACCGTGCGGCCTTCGCGAACCTTTACGCATACGCCGACACCGACCGAGACGTTCACGCCGTCACGCACGCCGACCGACACGCTGACGCCCACCGTCACCTTGACGTATACGTCAACAACGGCCAGCGGCTTCGCGCCGCCGACCCGCGCGCCGTCGCTGACACCATCCGATACCCCGACAGCCACCGCGACCCCGCGCCCTGCCGAGGTCTTCGAAGTCCCGTCGGAAGCCGAGCAGACGATGCCGACGGCAGCGATCGTCGTGGGCGGGCTTATTGCGGCTGCCGTCGTGCTGATCATCGCGATAACGTTGATTCTGCGCAGACGCTGAACGACGTACACTAGCGGTTATCGGACAACACGCAGATACACGGGGAAACATCACATGCCGGTAGACATCGGTTGGAGGGCAGGCAAGCGCCTGCTTGGCGTTCGCTACTACGGAAAGGTCGTCGCTGACGACGTGCGCGCGCAAACCGAACAGATGGGGGTGTTCGTCAAAGAAGGAGTCGCGCCGATTCACATGGTTATCGACGCGTCAGGCATCAGCGGTGTGGGGATCGGGTTGGGCGACCTGCGTTCGCTTTCAACGCCCAACTTCCCGGAAATCGGCTGGATGGCGATCATCGCGCCCAACGCCATGTATCGCTTCTTCATCTCGATCGGCGTGCAGTTCTCGCGCGGGCAGTACAAGTTCGTCAACTCGCTCGACGAGGCCGAGCAGTTCCTGATTGAGCAGGACGCGACGCTCGAGGCCGTCCTCGAGGCATAGCTCGCAGGGCAGCGGAACACGACCCTAGCCGCCGCGCGGTTATCCGCTACGATTCATGCGCCAGACGAACCGAGGCGTATGATGATCAACCTGTATGAATTGACCCGTCCCGAACTAGACGCGCTGTTGACAAGCTGGCAGCAGCCCCGTTTTCGCGCGGGGCAGGTCTGGTCGTGGCTGTATGACAAGCTGGCGGCCGACTTCGAGTCAATGACCGATCTGCCGGAGTCACTGCGCCGGCAGTTGAGTGAGACGTGCACACTCGGCGTGCTGCGCATTGCCGCCGAACGCACCAGCACCGACGGCACTGCTAAGCGTGTCTACGAACTGCCGGACGGGCAGCTCATCGAATCGGTACTGATGCCGTATGACGACGACCGGCGCACGGCTTGCATCAGCACACAAGCAGGATGTGCGATGGGCTGCGTGTTCTGCGCAACCGGCCAAATGGGATTCGCGCGGCACCTGAGCGCAGCGGAAATTGTCGAGCAGGCGGTTCACTTCGCGCGCCAGCTTCACCGCGAGGGAGAACGGCTCTCGAATGTCGTCCTGATGGGCATGGGCGAACCGTTCCACAACTACGATGCATCGCTGGCGGCCGTGCGCCGTTTGATGGCCGACCTCGGCATCGGCGCGCGGCACATCACCATCAGCACGGTCGGGTTGGTGCCGCAGATTCGCCAGTTTGCCGACGAAGGGCTGCAGGTTCGCCTCGCGATCAGCCTGCACGCCGCGACCGACGAAGAACGCTCGGCGCTGCTGCCAGTCAACAAGCGCTACCCGCTGGCCGATCTGCTCGACGCATGCCGCGAGGTTGTGGAAAAGACGGGTAGGCGCGTAACGTTCGAGTGGGCACTGATTGCCGGCGAGAACGATTCGCCTGAACAGGCTCACGCGCTGGGCAGCTTACTGACCAACCTCAACTGCCACGTGAATCTGATCCCCTTGAATCCAACCGGCGGCTACGCAGGTCGTCCGTCCGACCCGGCCGCGGTGCGCCGGTTCATCGAGATCCTCGAAGCGTATCACGTTCCGGCGACTGTGCGCGTCAGGCGTGGAATCGACATTGACGCCGGCTGCGGGCAGCTCAAGGCGGCGGTGCTGAGGCAGCGCGGTCGCGTTGGCATCGAGGACATCGACTAACGTGCTCACCGTCGGGGATGCGCTCGGGCTGGCCGTGTTCTCTGGCGCGCGCTGTGTCGCCGGCACGGCAGGGCTGGGCCGTGTGGTCCAATGGGTGCATAACGTCGGCGTGCCGGACGCGGCTAACTGGCTCAACGGCGGCGAACTAGTCCTGACGACGTACATCAATATGCCGCAGGACGCCGACGCGCAGGCCGCGTATCTCAGCGCAATGATCGACAAAGGGGTTGCCGCGCTTGGGATCGCCGTCGGCCGCTATACCGATAGCATCCCCCAGCACCTGTGCGACCTCGCCGAGTCGCACGGGTTCCCGCTGATCGCCGTGCCCTTCCAACTGCTGTTTGTCGATATCGCACGCACGATCAATCAGGCGATTGCACAGCGCGACCTGCGCGCGGCGCTAGACATCCATCAACGCCTGACTCGGCTTGTCATGCAGGAGGCCGGGCTGACCGAACTGGCGGTCACGCTGGCAACGCTGGTGCAGCAGTCGGTCAGCATTGAAAACGACCGCTTCGAGGCGTACGCGAGCCACAACCTTGCGCCAGTGGACGAGGCGCGCCGCTATACGCAGCAGCAAGGGCGCACTGACCCGCGGCTCGTCGCCGCGTTGGAGTCGCGCGGGTACCTGCCGGAAATCCGGCGCACGCTGCGCCCGATCATGCTGCCCAAAATGCCCGATGTAGGACTGGAGATGGAGCGTATCCTCGCACCGATCGTGCTGAACGGCGAGGTATACGGCTATCTGTGGATCATCGCGGACGGCAGCCCGCTGACCGAGCTTGAACGGATGGCGGTCGAAAGCGGGTCGACTGTCGCGGCGTTAATGCTGCTGCGCGAAGAACGCGCTCAGCGCGCTGCCGTCGAGGAACGGGCCGAATTGGTCACCCGTCTATTGTCGCCGCGCGCGATCGAGCGCGAGGACGTGTACGCCGACCGCGCCGCGCGCTGGGGGCTAAATTTGCGGGCGTCCTACCGGGTGGTTGTGGTCAATGGCGTCCGTCCGCCGCTGAACCCGCTGCTGGCACGCACCGAGCGGTGGCTCCAAGCGGCCGTTCTGAACGGTTTGGCGGGCATAAGCGCCGACCAGATCGTGCTGTTGGTCGAGGATTCGCCGGCGCTGGTGGATGCTGTGCGCCAGTGGATCGCCCAGATCGGGCCAGAGCGCGATGAAGTATGCGCTGCGATCAGCACGGCCGGGCGTGGGGTGTCTTGGGCTGCGCACGGACTAGTCGATGCGCAGGACGCGTTGATGTTGGGCGGACGGCTGGGCGACACCTCGTCGATCCTGTCCTGCGACGACCTGAGCTTTCCGCTGACGCTCTATCGCGCCGGGCCGGCAGCGCTCGACTCCAATCCGCACGTGCCTGCGCTGCGCGACTTACGCGCCGAGACGGGCGCCGACCTGTTCCACACCTTGCACGTCTATCTTGAACAAGGCGGGAGCGGG
This window contains:
- a CDS encoding serine hydrolase; this translates as MSHPKRVYTLLGVLILTGILSVTAPATTASAESFPLQQVDRDSIDAYVRSRMQAANIPGLALGVVRGDEIVYLQGYGIAGADGRPVTGQTPFILGSTTKSFTALAVMQLVEAGRIDLDTPVTAYLPWFRTKDASASAQITVRNLLHQDSGLPELEGRQGLGRNDQSDTALEDGVRELSGVTLRHPAGQHYEYSNLNYNILGLIVQTVSGMSYEEYIDSAIFAPLQMSHSAASPTHPVAAGLATGYRYWLFWPVAFDAPYPRHMTPSGFLMSSAEDMAHYLIAQLNGGVYGDEQVLTRQGIETLHTPGARIGAESSYGMGWVVEGQPGSTRLWHNGDVSNFHSNLLLLPEQHLGIVVLVNIGGFLNSSAINIPIEGIAEILVGSGLTARTNPPVSVISQTVMLAVLLVPALWVAGSYASVRRWQRNGDLPPRGPRRFWQFYLPLTIDVLLAVFAWFVVPAQFDASMETVALFAPDAFAVIAIVTVVSIGWAVARTVLTLHPRRSGGYASG
- a CDS encoding NAD(P)-dependent alcohol dehydrogenase → MKAMVYNRYGSPSNVLHLTEVAKPTPVDNEVLIKVYATSVNSAQLHLIRADPFLVRMSTGMLKPTKTIPGADVAGRVEAVGKDVKRFKPGDEVFGDLSSCGWGAYAEYVCADEGALMLKPANMTFAQAAAVPLAAVTALQGLRKGQIKAGQKVLVVGASGGVGSYAVQIAKALGAEVTGVASTKKLDMLRTLGADHVVDYSQEDVTRSGQQFDLIFDAAAFRPFSAYQRILSPMGIYVFAGGSTSGMFRTMLFGSMRSKSDGQQFVTLRAGPNLTDLEFVKDLLEAGKVIPFIDRCVPLSEAAAALTYVEDRQVRGKVVISIAQDRDN
- a CDS encoding dihydrofolate reductase family protein translates to MRSVIAISHVSLDGVMQSMGAAEEDTSGGFAYGGWVGPYADDMLGAVIRREMNMPFDLLIGRKTFDIWAPYWPKHSNLWPGVNTATKYVASNTMFSHTWQPSVFLSGDIAQHVARLKDQSGPNLHVYGSGNLLQTLIKHNLVDAFWLKIYPLTLGSGKRLFADGTVPAAFEVTESSVSPRGVLIVNYEREGALTPAKP
- a CDS encoding CPBP family intramembrane metalloprotease; the protein is MDALLLIAILLYLMFVIYAANQVQAGVWEPNIIRLCLMSLVGLLFILAPCSLQALILSSDPALAGQFTPVSLPHALFVAVFAGGAALFSYQLVQRPELRVFVSRYVKQFNPDSPVHLTAIVMCLLALSAVAFEFMLAGGVSGIADSYAQSEISLWSSVLETALLTAAAFLGVGFAIRRGGLPSLERLGLRIPTQNDAIAGVALGIALYGVSAIFSAVWITLSDPQTFAEQTRATQEINSQLASLPVAILVGGGAAIGEEIFIRGALQPIFGLWLTSAFFALLHSQYLLTPTLALVFVLGLSFGRLRQLQSTTAAVIAHFVYNVIPFVLFAFQGGMS
- the rlmN gene encoding 23S rRNA (adenine(2503)-C(2))-methyltransferase RlmN, whose product is MMINLYELTRPELDALLTSWQQPRFRAGQVWSWLYDKLAADFESMTDLPESLRRQLSETCTLGVLRIAAERTSTDGTAKRVYELPDGQLIESVLMPYDDDRRTACISTQAGCAMGCVFCATGQMGFARHLSAAEIVEQAVHFARQLHREGERLSNVVLMGMGEPFHNYDASLAAVRRLMADLGIGARHITISTVGLVPQIRQFADEGLQVRLAISLHAATDEERSALLPVNKRYPLADLLDACREVVEKTGRRVTFEWALIAGENDSPEQAHALGSLLTNLNCHVNLIPLNPTGGYAGRPSDPAAVRRFIEILEAYHVPATVRVRRGIDIDAGCGQLKAAVLRQRGRVGIEDID
- a CDS encoding PucR family transcriptional regulator ligand-binding domain-containing protein, yielding MLTVGDALGLAVFSGARCVAGTAGLGRVVQWVHNVGVPDAANWLNGGELVLTTYINMPQDADAQAAYLSAMIDKGVAALGIAVGRYTDSIPQHLCDLAESHGFPLIAVPFQLLFVDIARTINQAIAQRDLRAALDIHQRLTRLVMQEAGLTELAVTLATLVQQSVSIENDRFEAYASHNLAPVDEARRYTQQQGRTDPRLVAALESRGYLPEIRRTLRPIMLPKMPDVGLEMERILAPIVLNGEVYGYLWIIADGSPLTELERMAVESGSTVAALMLLREERAQRAAVEERAELVTRLLSPRAIEREDVYADRAARWGLNLRASYRVVVVNGVRPPLNPLLARTERWLQAAVLNGLAGISADQIVLLVEDSPALVDAVRQWIAQIGPERDEVCAAISTAGRGVSWAAHGLVDAQDALMLGGRLGDTSSILSCDDLSFPLTLYRAGPAALDSNPHVPALRDLRAETGADLFHTLHVYLEQGGSGVAAADSLHIHRSTLNYRLGRIAEVTGTELSDPRQRLALHTAIVLMLLFDPDDLA